In Acidaminococcus timonensis, one DNA window encodes the following:
- a CDS encoding C40 family peptidase → MLGVVLAAATTAATVVPMQNVFASFKQGQSGPEVAAIQEQLLMEGYDIGIPDGVYGARTVSAVKKYQASMGLKADGIIGDFTYKKLMGKNMPTRRQLHDNRGSYGGYGYGNYGSGMANQLISVAYDYVGVPYVFGGTTPWGFDCSGYTQYVFAQMGIDIPRTADAQYYAYPKVSSDDLQPGDLVFFETYEPGPSHCGIYIGNGQMLQAGSSTGVTVSNVFGGYWGARYIGAARVL, encoded by the coding sequence ATGCTGGGCGTAGTACTGGCGGCGGCCACCACGGCGGCTACAGTAGTACCGATGCAGAACGTATTTGCCAGTTTCAAGCAAGGCCAGTCAGGGCCGGAAGTGGCAGCCATCCAGGAACAGCTGTTGATGGAAGGCTACGATATCGGGATCCCTGATGGGGTATATGGGGCCCGGACCGTGTCTGCGGTAAAGAAATATCAGGCCAGCATGGGCCTGAAAGCAGACGGGATCATCGGGGACTTTACCTATAAGAAATTAATGGGCAAAAATATGCCCACCCGTCGGCAGCTGCACGACAACCGGGGAAGCTATGGCGGTTACGGCTATGGCAACTATGGCAGCGGTATGGCAAACCAGCTGATCAGCGTCGCCTATGATTATGTAGGCGTGCCTTATGTATTCGGCGGAACCACTCCCTGGGGGTTCGATTGTTCCGGGTATACCCAGTACGTGTTTGCCCAGATGGGAATCGACATCCCGCGGACGGCAGATGCTCAATATTATGCCTACCCGAAAGTTTCGTCTGACGACCTGCAGCCGGGGGATCTGGTGTTCTTTGAAACCTACGAACCAGGTCCGTCCCATTGCGGCATCTACATCGGCAACGGCCAGATGCTGCAGGCAGGGAGCAGCACCGGCGTCACCGTATCCAACGTGTTCGGCGGATACTGGGGTGCAAGATATATCGGAGCGGCAAGAGTCCTGTAA
- a CDS encoding PTS fructose transporter subunit IIABC, with amino-acid sequence MQITDLLKRESVELNGSATDKKDALEKMVALMVKQGNIADPETYKKKVFAREEEGSTGVGEGVAIPHAKTAAVTKPGLAFMRCKDGVEFDSLDGQPAKLFFLIAAPDTKDNVHLDVLSRLSTLLMDPDFIDGLMAVDTVDALYEMIAKAEKEKFPEEEPQEEAPAAAEEAKPEGYQVLAVTACPTGIAHTYMAAESLEQHAARRGISIKVETNGQSGVKNALTADDIANATGIIVAADKYVPMNRFKGKRVVIVKVADGINKADQLLDEALSGNAPVFEGEEGGEAGPEAEAAEESQARKAYKHLMNGVSHMLPFVIGGGILIALAFLFDMGAAGTANFGSSTPLAKFFKDVGGLAFSFMMPMLAGFIAASIADRPGLLVGFVAGAMAANGGSGFFGALVGGFAAGYLILGLKKALGFLPDSLENLKPILLYPVLGLMIMGALMVLVINPVMGAVNQWVNGGLTSMSGGSKVLLGLVLGGMMSIDFGGPLNKAAYVFGTASLAGADGQAVSSPFMASVMIGGMVPPLAIAVACRMFPKKFTEQQRNSSLTNFVMGLSFITEGAIPFAAEDPSRVIPACCIGAAVAGALSMVFGCTIPAPHGGIFVFGVVHNWPMYLVSLAVGTGVGAVLLGVLKKNK; translated from the coding sequence ATGCAGATCACGGATCTACTGAAACGGGAAAGCGTGGAACTGAACGGTTCCGCCACGGACAAAAAAGACGCTCTGGAGAAGATGGTCGCCCTGATGGTGAAACAGGGCAACATTGCGGACCCGGAGACCTATAAGAAGAAGGTATTCGCCCGGGAAGAAGAGGGCAGTACCGGCGTGGGCGAAGGGGTGGCCATTCCCCACGCCAAGACGGCGGCCGTGACGAAGCCCGGCCTGGCGTTCATGCGCTGTAAGGACGGCGTGGAATTCGACAGCCTGGACGGGCAGCCTGCCAAACTGTTCTTCCTGATCGCCGCACCGGATACGAAGGACAATGTGCACCTGGACGTGCTGAGCCGGCTGTCCACCCTCCTGATGGACCCGGACTTCATCGACGGGCTCATGGCCGTGGACACCGTGGATGCACTGTACGAAATGATCGCCAAAGCGGAAAAGGAAAAGTTCCCGGAAGAGGAGCCGCAGGAAGAAGCACCGGCCGCGGCAGAGGAAGCGAAACCGGAAGGGTACCAGGTTCTCGCCGTGACGGCCTGCCCCACGGGCATCGCCCATACGTACATGGCCGCTGAAAGCCTGGAACAGCACGCTGCCAGACGGGGCATTTCCATCAAGGTGGAAACCAACGGCCAGAGCGGGGTGAAGAACGCCCTGACGGCGGACGATATCGCGAACGCCACGGGCATCATCGTGGCGGCGGACAAATACGTGCCCATGAACCGGTTCAAGGGCAAACGGGTGGTCATCGTGAAGGTGGCGGACGGCATCAACAAGGCCGACCAGCTGCTGGATGAGGCCCTGAGCGGCAATGCCCCCGTATTCGAGGGCGAAGAAGGCGGTGAGGCCGGCCCGGAAGCGGAAGCCGCGGAAGAGAGCCAGGCCCGCAAAGCCTATAAGCACCTGATGAACGGGGTCAGCCACATGCTGCCCTTCGTCATCGGTGGGGGCATCCTGATCGCCCTGGCCTTCCTGTTCGACATGGGGGCCGCCGGTACGGCGAACTTCGGCAGCAGCACGCCCCTGGCCAAGTTCTTCAAGGATGTGGGCGGTCTGGCCTTCAGCTTCATGATGCCCATGCTGGCCGGGTTCATCGCCGCCAGTATTGCGGACCGGCCGGGCCTTTTGGTGGGATTCGTGGCCGGAGCCATGGCCGCAAATGGCGGCAGCGGGTTCTTCGGGGCCCTGGTGGGCGGTTTTGCGGCCGGGTATCTGATCCTGGGACTGAAAAAGGCCCTGGGCTTCCTGCCGGATTCCCTGGAAAACCTGAAACCCATCCTGCTGTACCCGGTGCTGGGTCTCATGATCATGGGCGCCCTGATGGTGCTGGTGATCAACCCGGTGATGGGCGCCGTGAACCAGTGGGTGAACGGGGGGCTGACCTCCATGAGCGGCGGCAGCAAGGTGCTGCTGGGCCTGGTGCTGGGGGGCATGATGAGCATCGACTTTGGCGGCCCTCTGAACAAGGCAGCCTATGTATTCGGTACGGCTTCTCTGGCCGGGGCCGATGGACAGGCTGTCAGCTCGCCCTTCATGGCCTCTGTGATGATCGGTGGCATGGTGCCGCCTCTGGCCATTGCCGTGGCCTGCCGGATGTTCCCGAAGAAATTCACGGAGCAGCAGCGGAACTCCTCCCTGACCAACTTTGTCATGGGCCTGAGCTTCATTACTGAAGGGGCCATTCCCTTTGCGGCAGAAGATCCCAGCCGGGTGATCCCTGCCTGCTGCATCGGGGCAGCGGTGGCCGGCGCTCTGTCCATGGTGTTCGGATGCACCATCCCCGCACCCCACGGCGGCATCTTCGTGTTCGGAGTGGTCCACAACTGGCCCATGTACCTGGTGAGCCTGGCCGTAGGCACAGGCGTAGGGGCCGTGCTGCTGGGTGTGCTGAAGAAAAATAAATAA
- a CDS encoding HPr family phosphocarrier protein — MVQFTYTIQDPQGIHARPAGMLVKEAAKFQSKCSVAGNGKTGDLKRIFSLMGMGIKQGMELSVTVEGPDEKEAAAALEAFLKANL, encoded by the coding sequence ATGGTTCAATTTACGTATACGATTCAAGATCCCCAGGGCATCCATGCACGTCCTGCCGGCATGCTGGTGAAGGAAGCTGCCAAATTCCAGTCCAAATGCTCCGTGGCCGGCAACGGAAAGACCGGCGATTTGAAACGCATCTTCTCCCTGATGGGCATGGGCATCAAACAGGGAATGGAACTGTCCGTTACGGTGGAAGGCCCCGACGAAAAAGAAGCCGCCGCGGCTCTGGAAGCCTTCCTGAAAGCCAATCTGTAA
- a CDS encoding glycosyltransferase family 2 protein yields MKKVSFVVPVFNEEENIHEFYRRLTKVMAPLPYDYEILFIDDGSKDHTSQLVRELAQQDPHVQGYVFARNFGHQLALTCGLDQSNGDAVISMDGDLQHPPEMIPQLLEKWEQGYEIVQTVRKATEDATWFKNITSRLYYKLINSMSEVRITPGGSDFRLMDRKAVDALNRFRERARFIRGMVNNLGFRTTTLEFVAPPRFAGHSKFSLKKMLRFALDGITAFSRVPLRLALYVGCVAGLCSLLLLLHVIYVKYVEQDAVPGWTTLACAEFFLGGVELIGIGIVGEYVGRIFDEVKQRPLYIIREHIVKTADKQ; encoded by the coding sequence ATGAAGAAGGTTTCTTTTGTAGTGCCCGTCTTCAATGAAGAGGAGAATATCCACGAGTTCTACAGGCGCCTTACGAAAGTAATGGCGCCTTTGCCGTATGATTACGAAATCCTGTTCATTGATGATGGTTCCAAAGACCATACGTCCCAGCTGGTGAGGGAACTGGCGCAGCAGGATCCCCATGTCCAGGGATACGTGTTTGCCCGGAACTTCGGGCATCAGCTGGCCCTGACCTGCGGGCTGGATCAGAGCAACGGGGATGCGGTGATCTCCATGGATGGGGATCTGCAGCACCCGCCGGAGATGATTCCCCAGCTGCTGGAAAAGTGGGAACAGGGGTACGAAATCGTCCAGACGGTACGCAAGGCCACCGAGGACGCCACCTGGTTCAAGAACATAACCTCCCGCTTATATTACAAGCTCATCAACTCCATGAGCGAAGTGCGCATCACCCCTGGGGGCAGCGATTTCCGGCTGATGGACCGAAAGGCCGTGGATGCCCTGAACCGATTCCGGGAACGTGCCCGGTTCATCCGGGGCATGGTGAACAACCTGGGGTTCCGGACCACTACCCTGGAATTCGTGGCGCCGCCCCGGTTTGCCGGCCATTCCAAGTTCAGCCTGAAGAAGATGCTGCGGTTCGCCCTGGATGGTATCACGGCCTTTTCCCGGGTGCCCCTGCGGCTGGCCCTGTATGTGGGATGCGTGGCAGGGCTGTGCAGCCTTCTGCTCCTGCTTCATGTCATTTATGTGAAATATGTGGAGCAGGATGCCGTACCGGGCTGGACCACCCTGGCCTGCGCGGAATTCTTTCTGGGCGGTGTGGAGCTGATCGGCATTGGGATTGTGGGTGAATACGTGGGTCGGATCTTTGACGAAGTGAAGCAGAGACCTTTGTATATCATTCGTGAACATATCGTGAAAACTGCTGACAAGCAATAG
- the ptsP gene encoding phosphoenolpyruvate--protein phosphotransferase translates to MKLVQGKGASAGVAVGPILVKPAGKDAAIHLTTSLDPQQELKRFRDAQEQVVESLEILKEKARQQVGEEEAGIFEVHQMMVQDPDLCDAITGFITGEHFTAEAAVKEAGRQFAAMLEAMDDEYMQARGADVRAICGQLEDALSRGSGSWTDLLTRPSIICADDLTPSETLQLDKKLILGFVTSGGSATSHTAILARTMKIPAVVHTDVQLDESWNGKMGAMDGAAGRFYLEPGEEVLDDLKVKLDRHLAAQNALEAFRGKPTITADGKPIALYGNIGQPEDIDLVLQNDGEGVGLFRSEFLYLGREDYPTEDELFEAYCTAAQELEGRKLIIRTLDIGADKKVDYFKLPPEENPALGFRAIRICLKRPEIFYTQLRAILRASAYGQVSVMFPMIISVEEVRAAKELLEAAKVKLRAEGIPFDETLEVGVMIETPAAALISDDLAQEVDFFSIGTNDLVQYTLAVDRQNAELEDLASAGHKAVLRLIQNTVKNGHAGGCWVGICGEAAADPKLIPYFIAMGVDELSMSPGKILGARKLISTTHAL, encoded by the coding sequence ATGAAGCTAGTTCAGGGCAAGGGAGCTTCCGCCGGCGTGGCTGTAGGGCCCATCCTGGTAAAACCGGCCGGGAAGGACGCTGCAATCCATCTCACCACCAGCCTGGATCCCCAGCAGGAACTGAAACGGTTCAGGGATGCCCAGGAACAGGTGGTGGAAAGCCTGGAAATCCTGAAAGAAAAAGCCCGTCAGCAGGTGGGCGAAGAAGAAGCCGGTATCTTTGAAGTCCATCAGATGATGGTCCAGGATCCGGATCTCTGTGATGCCATCACCGGCTTCATCACCGGCGAACATTTCACTGCGGAAGCCGCCGTGAAGGAAGCGGGCAGGCAGTTCGCCGCCATGCTGGAAGCCATGGACGACGAATACATGCAGGCCCGGGGTGCTGATGTGCGGGCCATCTGCGGCCAGCTGGAAGACGCCCTGTCCCGGGGCAGCGGCAGCTGGACGGATCTGCTGACCCGTCCCAGCATCATCTGCGCCGATGACCTGACCCCCAGCGAAACCCTGCAGCTGGACAAAAAGCTGATCCTGGGCTTTGTCACCAGCGGCGGCAGTGCCACCAGCCATACGGCCATCCTGGCCCGGACCATGAAGATCCCGGCCGTGGTCCATACCGACGTCCAGCTGGATGAAAGCTGGAACGGCAAAATGGGTGCCATGGACGGGGCGGCCGGCCGTTTCTACCTGGAACCGGGGGAAGAAGTGCTGGACGACCTGAAGGTGAAACTGGACCGGCATCTGGCGGCCCAGAACGCCCTGGAGGCTTTCCGGGGCAAGCCCACCATCACGGCGGACGGCAAGCCCATTGCCCTGTACGGGAATATCGGTCAGCCGGAGGACATCGACCTGGTGCTCCAGAACGACGGAGAAGGAGTGGGCCTGTTCCGCAGCGAATTCCTGTACCTGGGACGGGAAGACTATCCTACGGAAGATGAGCTGTTCGAAGCCTACTGCACTGCAGCCCAGGAACTGGAGGGGCGGAAGCTGATCATCCGCACTCTGGATATTGGCGCCGACAAAAAGGTGGACTACTTCAAACTGCCGCCGGAAGAAAACCCGGCCCTGGGCTTCCGGGCCATTCGGATCTGTCTGAAACGGCCGGAGATCTTCTATACCCAGCTGCGGGCCATCCTGCGGGCTTCGGCCTACGGCCAGGTGTCGGTCATGTTCCCCATGATCATCAGCGTGGAGGAAGTGCGAGCCGCCAAAGAGCTTCTGGAAGCCGCCAAGGTGAAACTGCGGGCAGAAGGCATCCCCTTTGACGAAACGCTGGAAGTGGGCGTTATGATTGAAACCCCGGCGGCGGCCCTGATCAGCGATGATCTGGCCCAGGAAGTGGATTTCTTCAGCATCGGTACCAACGACCTGGTACAGTACACCCTGGCCGTGGATCGGCAGAACGCCGAACTGGAAGACCTGGCCAGTGCCGGCCATAAGGCCGTGCTGCGCCTGATCCAGAATACCGTCAAAAACGGTCACGCCGGTGGCTGCTGGGTGGGTATCTGCGGAGAAGCGGCCGCGGATCCCAAGCTGATCCCCTATTTCATCGCCATGGGTGTGGACGAGCTGAGCATGAGCCCCGGCAAGATCCTGGGAGCCCGGAAACTGATCAGTACCACCCATGCCCTGTGA
- a CDS encoding 3'-5' exoribonuclease YhaM family protein, whose product MIKDLQLGNAMEQPCLVRLQKVGTSSNGKPYAKGLLEDNSGCIPFICFEAGPIGRLRAMEQPSPYLIGGKVDLNKYSSTMAYQVIVHQVQTVPEGTDLSCLLPSGHIDLEKYQEEFHTFVGRIHDEALRKLVEAMFAGETWKRFIRNPAGMRLHHAYVGGLLHHTVCVTRLAVAMCGAIGNVDQDLVIAGALLHDIGKLREISADLGFPYTTEGRLMGHISIGAMAVDRMARRIPELPAAKREQLLHIILSHHGDQEKGSPVVCATREAFIVHYADEVDSIMNQFHEKERPESWEYDKMLQRYLWKV is encoded by the coding sequence ATGATCAAGGATCTGCAGTTGGGGAATGCCATGGAACAGCCCTGTCTGGTGCGGCTCCAAAAGGTGGGCACGTCCTCCAATGGCAAGCCGTATGCCAAAGGCCTGCTGGAAGACAACAGCGGGTGCATTCCCTTCATCTGTTTCGAAGCCGGTCCCATCGGCCGGCTGCGGGCCATGGAACAGCCTTCTCCCTACCTGATCGGGGGCAAGGTGGACCTGAACAAGTATTCCAGCACCATGGCCTACCAGGTGATCGTACACCAGGTGCAGACCGTACCGGAAGGGACGGACCTCTCCTGTCTGCTGCCCAGTGGCCACATCGACCTGGAAAAATACCAGGAGGAATTCCACACTTTTGTGGGGCGCATCCACGATGAAGCCCTGCGGAAACTGGTGGAAGCCATGTTTGCCGGGGAAACCTGGAAGCGGTTCATCCGGAACCCGGCGGGTATGCGGCTGCACCACGCCTATGTGGGCGGTCTGCTGCACCACACGGTGTGCGTGACCCGTCTGGCGGTGGCCATGTGCGGCGCCATCGGGAACGTGGACCAGGATCTGGTGATCGCCGGGGCCCTGCTCCACGATATCGGCAAACTGCGGGAGATTTCCGCTGACCTGGGCTTTCCCTATACCACGGAAGGCCGCCTGATGGGGCACATCTCTATCGGAGCCATGGCCGTGGACCGGATGGCCCGGCGCATCCCGGAACTGCCGGCAGCCAAACGGGAACAGCTGCTCCACATCATCCTGAGCCATCATGGGGACCAGGAGAAGGGTTCTCCGGTGGTGTGCGCCACCCGGGAAGCTTTCATCGTCCATTATGCCGACGAAGTGGATTCCATCATGAATCAGTTTCACGAAAAAGAACGGCCTGAAAGCTGGGAATACGATAAAATGTTACAGCGGTATCTGTGGAAGGTTTGA
- the trxA gene encoding thioredoxin, which translates to MDMIQIGDAAGFEKLVQNSEKPVLVDFWATWCGPCRMVAPVIEDLAGEHTEVQFAKLDVDQVPDIALRFNVAAIPTVVLFKAGKEVQRFVGVQPRSVYEQALKAL; encoded by the coding sequence ATGGATATGATTCAGATCGGTGATGCAGCCGGCTTTGAAAAGCTGGTACAAAACAGCGAAAAACCGGTGCTGGTGGATTTCTGGGCAACCTGGTGCGGTCCCTGCCGCATGGTGGCTCCGGTCATCGAAGATCTGGCCGGGGAACATACAGAAGTGCAGTTCGCCAAACTGGATGTGGACCAGGTTCCGGACATCGCCCTGCGGTTCAATGTGGCAGCCATCCCTACGGTGGTGCTGTTCAAGGCCGGCAAGGAAGTGCAGCGGTTCGTGGGTGTGCAGCCCAGAAGCGTGTACGAACAGGCACTCAAGGCATTGTAA
- a CDS encoding tRNA (adenine(22)-N(1))-methyltransferase — MNFGPRLEAVAALVPPCHRLVDVGTDHAYLPVLLLQQGRIQSAIAGDVVPGPCDAARHTVRSFHLEDRISVRQGSGLTVVRPGEVEAAVMAGMGAETMLQILRESPEIWQHPGFRHLILQPMSDSERLRHWAEDAGWAICREDLVEEGGRLYELLHLTPSPGWKYPGGCWEVGDDLVRRNHPLLPALLAERCAKYRHLLEQMDKSPRARASERYATYRTILEQLEALENGRK, encoded by the coding sequence ATGAATTTCGGACCTCGATTGGAAGCGGTTGCGGCTCTGGTGCCACCCTGCCACAGGCTGGTGGATGTGGGGACCGACCACGCTTACCTGCCGGTGCTACTGCTGCAGCAGGGCAGGATCCAAAGCGCCATTGCCGGGGATGTGGTGCCGGGGCCCTGTGATGCTGCCCGGCATACGGTCCGGTCTTTCCACCTGGAAGACCGGATTTCTGTACGTCAGGGAAGCGGCCTGACCGTGGTCCGGCCCGGCGAGGTGGAAGCGGCCGTCATGGCCGGCATGGGGGCTGAGACCATGCTGCAGATCCTGAGAGAATCTCCGGAAATCTGGCAGCATCCCGGCTTCCGTCACCTGATCCTGCAGCCCATGAGCGACAGCGAACGACTGCGCCACTGGGCGGAGGACGCCGGCTGGGCCATCTGCAGGGAAGACCTGGTGGAAGAGGGGGGGCGGCTGTACGAGCTGCTGCACCTGACCCCTTCCCCGGGCTGGAAATACCCCGGAGGCTGCTGGGAAGTGGGGGATGATCTGGTGCGCCGGAACCATCCCCTGCTGCCCGCCCTGCTGGCGGAACGGTGTGCCAAATACCGCCATCTGCTGGAACAGATGGACAAAAGTCCCCGGGCCAGGGCCAGCGAACGATATGCAACCTACCGTACCATTCTGGAACAACTGGAGGCATTGGAGAATGGAAGAAAATAA
- a CDS encoding cytochrome c biogenesis CcdA family protein — translation MGSLTLGAAFAGGLLSFASPCVLPLLPTFLLLLAGSSPSRPGKGRGTLLVNTLAFLAGFTVVFLAMGATATALGRLVLAYWSVLEKVAGVVLILLGLFLSGLWTPLFLLRDRRPFLQKKRQGTLGSFLLGASFTLGWTPCTGPILTTILLAAGSQKTVEQGVVLLLAYALGFALPFFLAALFWQRLSPALHKGYSWLPRIQKAAGAFLLLFGILMVSGQTMRLMGMLNGL, via the coding sequence ATGGGCTCCCTGACTTTGGGCGCCGCTTTTGCCGGTGGGCTGCTGTCCTTTGCGTCCCCCTGCGTGCTGCCTCTTCTGCCCACGTTCCTGCTGCTGCTGGCTGGTTCCAGCCCATCTCGGCCGGGAAAAGGGCGGGGGACCCTGCTGGTGAATACCCTGGCCTTTCTGGCCGGGTTCACGGTGGTGTTTTTGGCCATGGGCGCCACGGCAACGGCTCTGGGCCGGCTGGTGCTGGCGTACTGGAGCGTGCTGGAAAAAGTGGCCGGGGTGGTGCTGATTTTGCTGGGCTTGTTCCTGTCCGGTCTGTGGACACCGCTTTTTTTGCTCCGGGACCGGCGGCCTTTCCTGCAGAAAAAGCGGCAGGGAACCCTGGGTTCCTTCCTGCTGGGGGCCAGTTTCACCCTGGGCTGGACGCCCTGCACCGGGCCCATCCTGACCACGATCTTACTGGCCGCCGGCAGCCAGAAAACGGTGGAGCAGGGGGTGGTGCTGCTGCTGGCCTATGCCCTGGGGTTCGCTTTGCCGTTCTTCCTGGCGGCTCTGTTCTGGCAGCGTCTCAGTCCTGCCCTGCACAAGGGGTACTCGTGGCTCCCCCGGATCCAGAAAGCCGCAGGGGCGTTCCTGCTGCTGTTCGGAATTTTGATGGTCAGCGGACAGACAATGAGACTGATGGGAATGCTGAATGGTTTATAG
- a CDS encoding TlpA family protein disulfide reductase, whose product MKHKLFIPVLLTAFTLLLAGCGEKSSGAQGSGAAAPMASSSQQAVAPGFALDDLSGTEHRVKPGDGRIYVINFWATWCPPCRAEFPEMDQFAKAHKDRVAFYALNVQESGDKVQGFLQDNGYTLPVLLDKDGRAARLYSVRAIPTTVILDEKGHVLLRQEGMATARQLEEALKGRL is encoded by the coding sequence ATGAAACACAAACTCTTCATCCCTGTTCTCCTGACTGCTTTCACCCTTCTGCTGGCCGGGTGCGGAGAAAAATCCTCCGGGGCCCAGGGCAGCGGAGCCGCTGCACCCATGGCGTCTTCCTCGCAGCAGGCTGTGGCCCCGGGGTTTGCGCTGGACGATCTTTCCGGTACCGAGCATAGGGTAAAGCCCGGTGACGGCAGGATCTATGTGATCAATTTCTGGGCCACCTGGTGCCCGCCCTGCCGGGCCGAATTCCCGGAAATGGACCAATTTGCCAAAGCCCATAAGGACAGGGTGGCTTTCTATGCCCTGAACGTACAGGAAAGCGGTGACAAGGTCCAGGGCTTCCTGCAGGACAATGGCTACACCCTGCCGGTGCTTCTGGACAAGGATGGCCGGGCGGCCCGTCTGTACAGCGTACGGGCCATCCCCACCACCGTGATCCTGGACGAAAAAGGCCATGTGCTGCTGCGGCAGGAGGGGATGGCTACTGCCAGGCAGCTGGAAGAGGCCCTGAAAGGGAGGCTGTAA
- a CDS encoding BUD32 family EKC/KEOPS complex subunit: MIDLDLKQAADKAIALQPQKRVLPLLYQDQALFIKRKISNHRNAFAKNSVEAAFWCEVYKISTVNQYFPLAPEIVLLQDEYFVMKAVGKTLQGVAKEAPWADCRVKAFARTGEALARLHQMGLHHGRPALRDIAYDKEEDRITFLDWENEKRFVTADPRAIDLILFVHSCFRERWKDRTLLDAAMGAYCNSPIGREMVRQAQKLIREHGTAFAFCEKLRRFGWRDVNSLDDARRYIMERE, encoded by the coding sequence ATGATCGATCTGGATTTGAAACAGGCCGCGGACAAAGCCATTGCCCTGCAGCCTCAGAAGCGGGTGCTGCCCCTTCTGTATCAGGACCAGGCGCTGTTCATCAAGCGGAAAATCTCCAACCACCGGAACGCCTTTGCCAAAAACAGTGTGGAGGCGGCGTTCTGGTGCGAGGTGTATAAAATCAGTACGGTGAACCAGTATTTTCCCCTGGCACCGGAAATCGTGCTGCTGCAGGATGAGTATTTCGTCATGAAGGCGGTGGGCAAGACCCTGCAGGGCGTGGCCAAGGAAGCACCCTGGGCGGACTGCCGGGTCAAGGCCTTTGCCCGGACGGGAGAAGCCCTGGCCCGGCTCCATCAGATGGGGCTGCACCACGGGCGCCCGGCTCTGCGGGACATTGCCTACGACAAGGAGGAAGACAGGATCACCTTCCTGGACTGGGAAAACGAGAAACGGTTCGTTACGGCTGATCCCCGGGCCATTGACCTGATCCTGTTCGTCCACAGCTGCTTCCGGGAGCGGTGGAAGGACCGGACGCTTTTGGACGCGGCCATGGGAGCCTACTGCAACAGTCCCATTGGACGGGAGATGGTGCGCCAGGCCCAGAAACTGATCCGGGAGCACGGGACGGCCTTTGCCTTTTGCGAAAAGCTGCGGCGGTTCGGCTGGCGGGATGTGAACAGCCTGGACGATGCACGACGGTATATTATGGAAAGGGAATGA
- a CDS encoding Nif3-like dinuclear metal center hexameric protein, whose translation MEENKEKELKETTVTDICVFMNEIAPVEYAESWDNPGLLLGHLGQHVHKIMVALDLSVEVAEQAIQQECDIIITHHPYYFNLPKTLAVTDTKMEVLYELIKHDIALYAAHTNLDAAKGGVNDVLAARLGLEDVTEIPRKDCPEQGLARIGVLDAPMDLKDFAEKVKEDLGADHLTYAGGEEPVYKVAVVGGSGADFMEDALAAGADTLVTGDLKYHVAQKALDLGLNVVDGTHQLTESPVVNKLAAVLDAWCEESGRHFEVVRAEEARILQTV comes from the coding sequence ATGGAAGAAAATAAGGAAAAAGAACTGAAAGAAACCACCGTTACAGACATCTGCGTTTTCATGAACGAGATTGCTCCGGTGGAATATGCGGAAAGCTGGGACAACCCGGGCCTTCTGCTGGGCCATCTGGGCCAGCACGTGCACAAGATCATGGTGGCCCTGGACCTTTCTGTGGAAGTGGCAGAACAGGCCATCCAGCAGGAATGTGACATCATCATCACCCACCATCCCTACTATTTCAATCTGCCCAAGACCCTGGCGGTCACCGACACCAAGATGGAAGTGCTGTACGAACTGATCAAGCACGACATCGCCCTGTATGCGGCCCACACCAACCTGGATGCGGCCAAAGGCGGCGTCAACGACGTCCTGGCTGCCCGGCTGGGCCTGGAAGACGTGACGGAGATTCCCCGGAAGGACTGCCCGGAACAGGGCCTGGCCCGGATCGGGGTGCTGGATGCGCCCATGGACCTGAAAGATTTTGCGGAAAAAGTGAAGGAAGATCTGGGGGCTGACCATCTGACCTATGCCGGCGGCGAAGAACCGGTGTACAAAGTGGCCGTGGTCGGTGGCAGCGGTGCGGACTTCATGGAAGATGCCCTGGCTGCCGGGGCCGATACCCTGGTGACCGGCGATCTGAAGTACCATGTGGCCCAGAAGGCCCTGGACCTGGGGCTGAACGTGGTGGACGGCACCCATCAGCTGACGGAATCCCCGGTGGTGAACAAGCTGGCAGCGGTGCTGGACGCCTGGTGCGAAGAATCCGGCCGTCATTTCGAAGTGGTACGCGCCGAAGAGGCCCGGATCCTGCAAACGGTGTAA